Within Tenebrio molitor chromosome 3, icTenMoli1.1, whole genome shotgun sequence, the genomic segment gcgaaataaattttcacgaatacgtttcatgaacgtaagaatacctaataattacaataatcaaattatgaaacataatatttatacatgaaatggaattgcaaaatctgaaaatggatagagcacagtagaaaaattaaaagtaaaactatctatctgcaggaagacaatacctttctcgtaagtttataattttagaaCCTTCCTACTTGTGAGTTTATTCTGAAtggatttcgtttttatgtaatctggtttttttataaacaaatgtttaaaattggtttcATTACTAATTGGATACTTaataactttacaaattttatctttgtgtttATCACAGGTAAATATGGAATTCTGTATTAAATGTGGATGCAAAGTAGTAACCAGTGGTTGACAaggattttttggaattaaatatgataaaacTTGTGTGGCAATATTAGCCAAGTCTTTTAAAAGCCCCACAAATTTACAGACCCCACGGTCTTGAAGCCAAACTAATCGTAACAAGGGTCCTGGAGTTGCTGTAGATAATAAAGAAGAAACATGTATTACagtgaaatgtttcatttagtttttttttttttataattttatcaattttggatttggtttggaggttgctgggaatttgaaaataactgttgttattttctccACATGCAACGCACTATTTTCCCATGTTAGTACTTCAACCTTGATGAAATTCAAGGAAATTGtggcaatttagttgatttgtagtttaatatctttaaagagatggcgctagttaagggtagattttttgaggttagccgaatcaatcattcagctagtttgttacggccgtaataagcgcagcgcagttcagatttagtaggccatgccaTGGACACAGCGTATTGGgtcgtttaaattttaaaaagacatGCAATACTGAATAGAAAGACCAGAAAATCTCATTAGAACAGTCAGTTGCTTGCTTTTCTCTGGCTTTAAGTACTGTTCCCTTtggtttttccttttttttttttttgaattgttaaCAAATTGTAATTGACACTGTATCATAAAAATTTGGCGGGGTTTTATTGCTGCAGGGTGGTCAACCAAATAATACATTGAAATGTACTAGATCAGCTTTGTCAATAATCAGTTTGACAACTTGACGGAACTTTGATAGTTCAGATGTTTTTGGAATTCACTATATCTATTTTCTCACCTGAACTCCAAAAATGTATCCAGTGTTGTAACGaagtttcttttttctatCAGACTCCCAAATTCTAATATTAAGGCTTCCGCTCCAGCGTAGATTCAGAGTTTCACAATTAGTGTgggttcatttttattttcattatctGCGTTATCGGAATCCGGTTCACCGTCATCATACGACATAACGTCCGTGTCGTATAGCCCGAAGAACATTTCCCCATTTCGGTTAATGAAGTTGACACTTGCGCCCTGATGAACTTTAACGATTACCTCTGATAGCTCCACAACCCCTCTTGGTATTTCATGACACTGAAACTTgacatcttcttctttaataATTTCGTCTTCTGTCGTTCACGTTGGAAGTGACGAAAATCCATTATCAGCTTTTTCATATCCATTTTacctaaaataaaaactacTTATTACCGACTTATTGGTTTTTATCATTGGTTTAAAATGTTCTCGCCTATTTTGATTCTCGCCGGCCGTCTGTCTCTGTCTTAAAGTGTGTGTCTATGGTCTCGATCGATATTGCGCATGGTTGCCAACTGTCTAGACgtaatgaaaaattcaaaaggcTCAACTGATTTGGTGACAGTATTTCTGTATTTGTAGGTTATGGTTATGTTTAACTTTAACCTAAACACGTGCGAGATATTGTTGTGTGACAAATGGCGAAATTAAAGCTGAGTAAGTGACCAATagtgttaaataaattatattgcTCTACGTTTTACAGAAAAGCCTTCGAAAAGGCAACCCGCCCGGCGGCGGtacaaaatacaaaagaaaatccGCGAACATAACCGAAAAGTGCGCAAAGAAGCGAAAAAGAACCCTAAAAAGCACAAACAGGCCGTGATTCAAGTGCCCAACATCTGCCCCTTCAAGGAAGACATTTTGAAGGAAGTAGAAGCCATGAAAAAACAGAAAGAGGAAGAACGTGAAAAGCAACGAGAACAGGCGAAATTGGAACGACAGAAACGCAAAGAAGAGGAGAaaaatgtcgcggcaagtggCGGATTAGAGAGTTTGGTGGCTAATGCGGAAATGCGTGGAAAAATCCATGACAAGTTTACTCCTTTGACTGGTGACAAAATGGTGGAAAAAAATAGTGAAAACTCTCTCAAAGCTTATTATAAAGAATTCAAAAAAGTTGTAGAAGCGGCGGATGTGATTTTGGAAGTGGTGGACGCACGAGACCCTCTGGGTACTCGATGTACCCAAGTGGAACAAGTAGTGGGAGATATGAAGGGCAACAAGCGACTAGTCTTGGTTCTCAACAAGGCTGACCTGGTCCCGCGCAAGATCCTCGACCAGTGGTTGAAGTATCTGAAGAAGAGCGTCCCAGCGATCGCTTTTAAGGCCTCAACGCAAGACCAGTCGCGCAAACTgggccaaaaaaaattcaccaaGGCGGAAAAGACCACTCAAGGGTCCACCAGCGTGGGCGCCGAGGTGCTCATGTCCCTCTTGGCCAACTACTGCCGCAACAAGGGCATCAAAACCTCGATCAGAGTCGGCGTGGTGGGGCTGCCGAACGTGGGCAAAAGCTCCATAATCAACAGTCTGAAGCGATCGCGCGCTTGCAACGTCGGCGCCACCCCCGGAGTCACCAAAGCGATGCAAGAAGTCCAACTCGACTCCAAAATCAAACTGCTGGACTCGCCGGGAATCGTTTTCGCCGCGGGCTCCGACAGCAGCGCCTCCCTGCGGAACTCGGTCCGCGTGGCGAACCTGTCGGACCCCGTGACCCCCGCCAACGCGATCCTGCAACGCGTCACGAAGCAACAGATGATGGAGATGTACGACATCACCGAGTACTCCACCCCCGACGAGTTCTACAGCTTGAAGGCGGCGCGGATGGGCCGATTCAAGAAAGGGGGAATTCCGGACGCGATCGCCGCCGCGCGGGGCCTCCTGGAGGACTGGAACAGCGGCAAGATCAAGTACCACACGCTTCCGCCCGAAGACGACAGCGAGGAGGTGCACGTGAGTTCCGCCATAGTGACGGAAGTCGCGAAAGAGTTTGACCTGGAGAGCGTCGAGACCATGGAGGTGGACTCTCTGAACAAGATCGAAAAGGAAGCGGGGGCCAACAACGACTCGTTCGTTCTGGAGTCTCTGGGGCCCGTGGATCAAATGGAGGAAATGGAGGAGGACGCACCCGCGGAGAAGGAATTGGTGAGTAAAAGGGAGAGCGACGGGGATGAGCTTAAAGTGCGATTGCAGTTGAGCGACAAGATCAGCGTCGCGACCTCC encodes:
- the Ns1 gene encoding guanine nucleotide-binding protein-like 3 homolog isoform X1, which gives rise to MAKLKLKKPSKRQPARRRYKIQKKIREHNRKVRKEAKKNPKKHKQAVIQVPNICPFKEDILKEVEAMKKQKEEEREKQREQAKLERQKRKEEEKNVAASGGLESLVANAEMRGKIHDKFTPLTGDKMVEKNSENSLKAYYKEFKKVVEAADVILEVVDARDPLGTRCTQVEQVVGDMKGNKRLVLVLNKADLVPRKILDQWLKYLKKSVPAIAFKASTQDQSRKLGQKKFTKAEKTTQGSTSVGAEVLMSLLANYCRNKGIKTSIRVGVVGLPNVGKSSIINSLKRSRACNVGATPGVTKAMQEVQLDSKIKLLDSPGIVFAAGSDSSASLRNSVRVANLSDPVTPANAILQRVTKQQMMEMYDITEYSTPDEFYSLKAARMGRFKKGGIPDAIAAARGLLEDWNSGKIKYHTLPPEDDSEEVHVSSAIVTEVAKEFDLESVETMEVDSLNKIEKEAGANNDSFVLESLGPVDQMEEMEEDAPAEKELLSDKISVATSKRRRKKGKKDEAKKRDPEMELEGNLKLNQVKKKQFKKEKKMRNRRDRVAQQLSTGLENFNLTSESEKKDADYSFDQDFVM
- the Ns1 gene encoding guanine nucleotide-binding protein-like 3 homolog isoform X2, which gives rise to MKKQKEEEREKQREQAKLERQKRKEEEKNVAASGGLESLVANAEMRGKIHDKFTPLTGDKMVEKNSENSLKAYYKEFKKVVEAADVILEVVDARDPLGTRCTQVEQVVGDMKGNKRLVLVLNKADLVPRKILDQWLKYLKKSVPAIAFKASTQDQSRKLGQKKFTKAEKTTQGSTSVGAEVLMSLLANYCRNKGIKTSIRVGVVGLPNVGKSSIINSLKRSRACNVGATPGVTKAMQEVQLDSKIKLLDSPGIVFAAGSDSSASLRNSVRVANLSDPVTPANAILQRVTKQQMMEMYDITEYSTPDEFYSLKAARMGRFKKGGIPDAIAAARGLLEDWNSGKIKYHTLPPEDDSEEVHVSSAIVTEVAKEFDLESVETMEVDSLNKIEKEAGANNDSFVLESLGPVDQMEEMEEDAPAEKELLSDKISVATSKRRRKKGKKDEAKKRDPEMELEGNLKLNQVKKKQFKKEKKMRNRRDRVAQQLSTGLENFNLTSESEKKDADYSFDQDFVM